The genomic region CGAACCGTCTCATCGAAGGTGTTCGACACAACATATTGACGATGTGCCCCTTCAGATTAAATCCTCACATTTAGTTACGGGTATAAATATATATACGTCAATTGAATGCACAGAAGACGAAATGAGCATAATCTAACATTTAATAAACACATCGAACTGTGCTCCCTCGCCTAGTCGGTACCATCACTTTTTGTTTCATCTCACCTAGATGTTCTATTTTGCTACCGCGACGATCAAAGCGGTAATAATAATCAGACAGACGCAATCATATAACATATGAAAAATATGCTCAGAGTTTCAAGAGATATATCCGGCACCACCACATTCACTATATGAGTATCTAATAATCTTATGAGTAATATTGCAGTCGTCGTTCTTGACACGGTGCGAGCGGACGCATTTGATCGACATTTCGAATGGCTTCCTGGATCGCGATTTACACACGCATGGTCAACGAGTCACTGGACCGGTGCTGCCCATGCATCGCTCTTTACTGGGCGATACCCGAGTGAGGTGGGCGTGACAGTTCATGATTGGACATTGTCAACGTCAGTCCCAACGCTCGCTGAGCGACTGCAAACAGCTGGCTATGATACGAACGCATTTTCTGCAAATATCAATGTCTCGCCGGCGTACGATTATGATCGGGGGTTTAATTCATTTGAGGGAACATGGCGTCTTTCACTCCCTGAACCAGAGATATTCAATTGGTTTCGACATATGGAGGAGAACGATTCATCAGCATCAATAGCGTATGCAGATGGTGTACGTCAGATACTGTCTGGTAAGTATGATGTTCAGCAGTCACTCCAACTTGGCGTCAAACATGCACGCCACGCATATGACATTGGAGACGTTGACAGCGGTGCTACAGCATTTCAAGACTATATCAACCGTGATGGGGCGAATGTCACCGATACCGATGAGCACTCTACATTTTTGTTTGCAAATCTCATGGAAGCTCATCAACCATATCGTGTCCCATCATCACATCGCTCGGTTAAGCCGTATGCAATGGGTCCAGCATTTGAGGCAACATTCCGGACAAGATTCACTGATCCGGCGGATGCGGTCGCTGCTGGGATCGATCCGAATGAACTTGACACACCTGAGATAACTCTCGATAGCGATCATGCAACCGCAGCATACGATGATTCAGTCTCATATCTCGCGGATATCTATCGTGATATCTTTGAAACGTTACGCGAGGATTTCGATTACGTGATTACAATCGCTGACCATGGTGAATTATTCGGGACATATGACGTATGGGAGCACGGATATGGGGTCTATCCTGAACTGCTTCAAATTCCATTGGTGATTACAGGTCCAGGGTTTCCCAATACCTCACGTGATGATCTTGTATCATTACTTGATGTGCATCAGACGATATTATCAATCGCAACTGGGAGTGATGGCACTGACATGAGCGCAAGC from Haloquadratum walsbyi C23 harbors:
- a CDS encoding sulfatase-like hydrolase/transferase; amino-acid sequence: MSNIAVVVLDTVRADAFDRHFEWLPGSRFTHAWSTSHWTGAAHASLFTGRYPSEVGVTVHDWTLSTSVPTLAERLQTAGYDTNAFSANINVSPAYDYDRGFNSFEGTWRLSLPEPEIFNWFRHMEENDSSASIAYADGVRQILSGKYDVQQSLQLGVKHARHAYDIGDVDSGATAFQDYINRDGANVTDTDEHSTFLFANLMEAHQPYRVPSSHRSVKPYAMGPAFEATFRTRFTDPADAVAAGIDPNELDTPEITLDSDHATAAYDDSVSYLADIYRDIFETLREDFDYVITIADHGELFGTYDVWEHGYGVYPELLQIPLVITGPGFPNTSRDDLVSLLDVHQTILSIATGSDGTDMSASRGRDLRTYGSSAPVRTEYHGIATMRRDTLLERGYDPSAIDTVDTDYCGVVTDTAYGYETDEGFRIAGDETDVTADELKSVLQSLDDQIPDNRSDSNAVEVTAATRSQLEDLGYT